The following nucleotide sequence is from Mangifera indica cultivar Alphonso chromosome 17, CATAS_Mindica_2.1, whole genome shotgun sequence.
AGTGACATTGACAAAGATGGCCTTGTTCTGTATGCAGCAAGGGCTTCTAGGACTGAAAATCAGGATGCTATTGATGCATCAATAGTTGGAATGTTGAGTGACCCCCAAGAGGTACATAAAATATCTGTCTCCAGAACATTGTTTATGTGTAGGTTTCTTTTAGACAACCGAAATgagttatttttttcatgttgtagGCTAGAGCTGGAATCACTGAGGTGCATTTCTTACCCTTCAATCCTGTGGAGAAGCGCACTGCAATCACCTACATTGACAGCCATGGGGACTGGCACAGAAGCAGCAAGGGTGCTCCTGAGCAGATCATTGATCTCTGTCAGCTCAGAGGCGAGACATTGCAAAAGGCTCATAAGATCATTGCTAATTTTGCTGATCGTGGTCTGCGTTCCTTGGGAGTTGCAAAACAGGTGAAGTGTCCCAAATATGCATTACTTGTTCATAATGATTCTATGGTACTTATGAATTCCTACAATTTGCAGACTGTCCCAAAGAAGACCAAGGACAGTCCGGGAGGTCCATGGGAATTTGTTGGTCTCTTGCCTCTCTTTGACCCTCCAAGGCATGACAGTGCTGAGACTATTCGCCGTGCTCTTGACCTAGGTGTCAATGTTAAGATGATCACTGGGGATCAGCTTGCCATTGGAAAAGAAACCGCTCGTCGACTTGGCATGGGCACAAATATGTACCCCTCATCCTCCCTCCTTGGTCAGACCAAGGATGAGTCAATTTCTTCCATCCCAATTGATGAGCTGATTGAGAAGGCTGACGGATTTGCTGGAGTCTTCCCCGGtatgtaattttcattttcatcaacTAATCACAAGATTCACATCTCATTTGAGCACTTTAATTAATGCAGAACACAAGTATGAGATTGTCAAGAAGCTACAGGAGAGGAAACACATCTGTGGTATGACAGGAGATGGTGTGAATGATGCACCAGCTCTGAAGAAGGCAGACATTGGCATTGCAGTTGCAGATGCAACTGATGCTGCCAGGAGTGCCTCAGACATTGTATTAACTGAGCCCGGGTTGAGTGTGATAGTCAGTGCTGTGTTGACAAGCAGAGCCATTTTCCAAAGAATGAAGAACTACACAATCTATGCAGTTTCAATTACCATCCGAGTTGTGTTTGGATTCCTGCTAGTCGCTCTCATCTGGCAGTTTGACTTCCCTCCATTCATGGTTTTGATTATTGCCATACTCAATGATGGAACCATCATGACCATCTCCAAGGATAGAGTCAAGCCATCTCCAATGCCTGACTCATGGAAGCTCAAGGAAATCTTTGCCACTGGTATTGTCCTTGGAACATACATGGCTCTTTGGACCGCAGTCTTCTTCTGGCTTGTCCATGACACCAACTTCTTCTCCGTAAGTAATTAATCACTTACTCAACTAAAAGCTGATAGGGTTAGACATATGCTTTGCTCCCACAGGGTCTATGATTCATGACTGTAGGCTTTAGCCAGTCTCCAGTTTTGAAATCGGATTTGTATATAACCTTAAATATTGCAGGACAAATTTGGAGTGGCGCCAATCCATGATAAACCAGACCAGCTTGCATCAGCTTTGTATCTCCAAGTGAGCATCGTCAGTCAAGCACTTATCTTTGTGACAAGGTCAAGGAGCTGGTCATTCCTAGAGCGCCCTGGTGTCATGCTAATTATTGCCTTCCTTATAGCACAATTGGTCAGTAAATTTCTTGTAAAATTTTGGTTGCACAAGACAATGCTTGAATCAATATTTCTAACTTCTTGGTGCTTGTTCCATTCAGCTTGCTACTCTTATTGCTGTGTATGCAAGGTGGAGTTTTGCAAGAGTTTATGGCATTGGATGGGGATGGGCTGGAGTCATCTGGCTGTTCAGCATTGTCACATACTTACCTCTTGATGCTATCAAGTTCCTCATTCGCTATGCATTGAGTGGCAGGGCCTGGGATAACATGCTCCAGAACAAGGTTTTTATACTAAACTAGAAATTTCTTCAATGAGACAAACAATCATAGGACTTTCTCATGATTACGAAAACGGTTGTTTTACTAACTTGATTGTTTTGTGCAATCCAGACTGCTTTCACAACTAAGAAAGACTTTGGCAAGGGAGAAAGGGAGGCACAATGGGCCATGGCACAACGCACCCTGCATGGTCTGCAGACAGTTGACAGTGAAGGTAAAGGCAAAGATAAGGCCAGTTACCATGACCATAATGAGCTTGCTGAGCAGGCCAAGAAGCGTGCTGAAATTGCAAGGTATCCCATTTTTCATTGTTAACGTTTATATCTGATCAATAATATTACAGGTTCCAAGCTAAAAGCCTATGATGTTACAGGTTGAGAGAGCTCCATACACTTAAAGGGCATGTTGAATCAGTGGTGAAATTGAAGGGCATTGACATTGATACCATCCAACAACACTACACAGTATGAGAAAGTTTACTCGAAACATGATCAAAAAACATTGAAGAACAGGATCAAAATGCTTAAAAATTACGAGAAAGACCAAGAAACTAAACTAACATGGTGCACAAGGGAAACCAAAGTGGGGAGTCCTTTTTCCTGTACTATTTTTCTGTTCattattgtattgtattgtattatttttattttcaagcaTAGGAAGAGAATGAGGAGGATGAGACTTGTTGGTTTGCTGATTCTAAGAAGGgatttgatttattgttatcTCAACTTCTCACTACATGAAAATCTTTCCCTTTCTacttaaatcataaaattatattatacataatttatcaaggaatatataattattaattatggtggttatgtattttttaaacataaaccTAATTAATTTTGATGAGTTTTTTTGTTACCAATTACAAGTACACAATATAGGGCATAGctaaggttagattcgaatcaaaccaAGTTCAAGTTTACTTGAGCTCAAGCCTAGCTAGATTTGCATATAACTGAGTTTGAGTTCACTTCAAATGAGCTCGAATTCGAGCTCGGATcgtttcaaaaaaatttaactcgagtttaaacttaaatcgAGTTTTTAACtagttcgttattaaaacgatattgttttaatatatattgattaaaacgatattattttgtattaaaatttttagctcATGAGATTGATGAGTTAAACACTCTAAAGCTTGAATTCGAGTCTGTTTGAACGTAGCTCTTTTTGGGCACATTTACAtcgaattcaaacttgaataagTTTGATCAAACCATTGGCTTAGTTGTGtcaacatatattatattatatatataataaaattatgtgcaaataatatatattttttctctaaattcttTTGAGACCAAAACAGGACTTTCATAAAAGCGCCATTACAAAGCCACGTGGCTGCATGAAACATTTTCCCGCCCACTTGAGCCGACCATACAAAAAAACCACCACCGCCATTGATGAACACAACAAAACTCTTCCTTTTTCAAAACCTATCAGCATTCTGAATCTCTTTGATTCTGCGTTCAAATGGCGTCTGAACAACTAACTGAATACGAGCGAAAACGACTCCAAAACATTAAGCGAAACGACGAGGTTTTGGCTTCTCTTAAGATACTCTCCAAGGCCTCCGATCTCTCTGCTGCTGCAAAGCGCCAAAAGTACTTatcctttttctctctctatatatgtGTTTGtgcttgattttttatttttattgaataccCTTTTTTcgtatttttgttgaatttttgcctttcattttcataaacccatctttattttggattaaaataagaaaaaaacttgTTTTTGCCCAAAATCCATAATTTTTTGGAGAAATTTGTGGGTATTTGTAATGAATAAGGCTTGAAATTTGTCATGTAATTTTTATTCAgagtttatttttgtgtttctcTTGAATTGATGCTTTATCTGTCCAAAGCTAGGTCAGAGAACAAACCCAACTCATTTTCTGATTTTTGgcattaagaaataaatatatttaaaggaACCTTTTTTCTGCCTTAAATCTGCCATCTTTGTTGAGAAATTTTATGCGTAttgataatattgaaaaaagcCTGTGataagataatattgatttatattcacaaataaaaaatactagaACTTGTAACAGCATAGATTTTGACATTGAAAGATGCAAATAGGCTCggaaatattacaaatttgatgtttgattttaaaagatAGTGGTGttgtgaaataatttttttactttctgtGTGTACTACTGTGCAAGCACACAATTTAATGTATACATGTATGTTTGAATTTGCTGGTGGCAGAGTTGAAACTAAATCATATAAACTCACTCCACAGAAGAAGGTCAAATCAGAGACTCCAGTTGTGATCAGGCAATCTTTAAGAACTAGAGGGATGCCTCCAGATTTTAAGGGTTTAGCTTTAagtgatgattttgttgattctgATAATAAAACTTCAAAGTCTGTTAGTTTCAAGGGGTCTTCTTCTCCTGATATGAGTGgttctattagttttaaaaatgctTATGCTGAGAGAAGTGAGTCTGATTCTGATAGATCACTTATTGATGCCATTTTAGGTGTTGCTAAGCAACACCATGGTGGTTTAGTTGAAGAGAAGTCTGATACTTGTTCGGATATTGAAATAAAATCCCAAGTGGCTGTTTTGGTTAAACAAGAAAGTGATGAGAACTTGAGTGAAAAATGTGATTCACATGATTTAGTTAAAGAATTTGACAGGTCTAAGACTTGTGAAGATGAGGATTATTCTTCTGATTTGATTAACAGTGTAGTTAAGGCTGAGAAGACTGAACTTAGGAGTCATGTTGATTTGGGATCATTGATTTTGAAGTCAAACAATATAGCACGACTTATGCCTGGAAAGATCCTGGTAACGAAATTTTTCCCTTCTAATGATACGAGGATGGTTATGGCTGGGAACAGGTATGGGAATGTCGGATTTTGGAATTTAAATGCTATgcaagatgaagaagatggGATAAATTTGTACCACACGCATACAGGACCTATATCAGGAATTGTAGTTCAACAATCTTGCTTGTCTaaggtactttttttttttgaaacatttataatt
It contains:
- the LOC123200964 gene encoding ATPase 8, plasma membrane-type-like isoform X2 gives rise to the protein MEEVFAQLKCTEKGLTTEEGEKRLQIFGRNKLEEKKESKFLMFLGFMWNPLSWVMEAAAIMAIVLANGGGKPPDWPDFVGIVALLFINSTISFIEENNAGNAAAALMAGLAPKTKVLRDGKWSEQDAEILVPGDIISIKLGDIVPADARLLEGDPLKIDQAVLTGESLPVTRNPGDEVFSGSTCKQGEIKAVVIATGVHTFFGKAAHLVDNTNNVGHFQKVLTAIGNFCICSIAVGMLVEIIVMYPIQHRSYRDGIDNLLVLLIGGIPIAMPTVLSVTMAIGSHRLSQQGAITKRMTAIEEMAGMDVLCSDKTGTLTLNKLTVDKNLLEVFASDIDKDGLVLYAARASRTENQDAIDASIVGMLSDPQEARAGITEVHFLPFNPVEKRTAITYIDSHGDWHRSSKGAPEQIIDLCQLRGETLQKAHKIIANFADRGLRSLGVAKQTVPKKTKDSPGGPWEFVGLLPLFDPPRHDSAETIRRALDLGVNVKMITGDQLAIGKETARRLGMGTNMYPSSSLLGQTKDESISSIPIDELIEKADGFAGVFPEHKYEIVKKLQERKHICGMTGDGVNDAPALKKADIGIAVADATDAARSASDIVLTEPGLSVIVSAVLTSRAIFQRMKNYTIYAVSITIRVVFGFLLVALIWQFDFPPFMVLIIAILNDGTIMTISKDRVKPSPMPDSWKLKEIFATGIVLGTYMALWTAVFFWLVHDTNFFSDKFGVAPIHDKPDQLASALYLQVSIVSQALIFVTRSRSWSFLERPGVMLIIAFLIAQLLATLIAVYARWSFARVYGIGWGWAGVIWLFSIVTYLPLDAIKFLIRYALSGRAWDNMLQNKTAFTTKKDFGKGEREAQWAMAQRTLHGLQTVDSEGKGKDKASYHDHNELAEQAKKRAEIARLRELHTLKGHVESVVKLKGIDIDTIQQHYTV
- the LOC123201045 gene encoding WD repeat-containing protein 76-like isoform X1, with amino-acid sequence MASEQLTEYERKRLQNIKRNDEVLASLKILSKASDLSAAAKRQKVETKSYKLTPQKKVKSETPVVIRQSLRTRGMPPDFKGLALSDDFVDSDNKTSKSVSFKGSSSPDMSGSISFKNAYAERSESDSDRSLIDAILGVAKQHHGGLVEEKSDTCSDIEIKSQVAVLVKQESDENLSEKCDSHDLVKEFDRSKTCEDEDYSSDLINSVVKAEKTELRSHVDLGSLILKSNNIARLMPGKILVTKFFPSNDTRMVMAGNRYGNVGFWNLNAMQDEEDGINLYHTHTGPISGIVVQQSCLSKIFTSCYDGFIRLMDVEKEVFDLVHSGEYSIYSLSQQPNVANTLYFSEGQGGLNIWDVRTKKSTTESHLHNARINTIDFNSQNLSTMATSSSDGTACLWDLRSMNAHKPQPLKIASHKKAVHAAYFSPSGSSLVTTSYDDTVGIWSGVNFEDACMIEHYNQTGRWISTFRAVWGWDDSYVFIGNMKRGVDIISPAERRTVMTLQSPHMSAIPCRFHTHPYEVGMLAGATSGGQVYVWTTGQEYAEE
- the LOC123200964 gene encoding ATPase 8, plasma membrane-type-like isoform X1 — translated: MADISLEEIEKENVDLERVPMEEVFAQLKCTEKGLTTEEGEKRLQIFGRNKLEEKKESKFLMFLGFMWNPLSWVMEAAAIMAIVLANGGGKPPDWPDFVGIVALLFINSTISFIEENNAGNAAAALMAGLAPKTKVLRDGKWSEQDAEILVPGDIISIKLGDIVPADARLLEGDPLKIDQAVLTGESLPVTRNPGDEVFSGSTCKQGEIKAVVIATGVHTFFGKAAHLVDNTNNVGHFQKVLTAIGNFCICSIAVGMLVEIIVMYPIQHRSYRDGIDNLLVLLIGGIPIAMPTVLSVTMAIGSHRLSQQGAITKRMTAIEEMAGMDVLCSDKTGTLTLNKLTVDKNLLEVFASDIDKDGLVLYAARASRTENQDAIDASIVGMLSDPQEARAGITEVHFLPFNPVEKRTAITYIDSHGDWHRSSKGAPEQIIDLCQLRGETLQKAHKIIANFADRGLRSLGVAKQTVPKKTKDSPGGPWEFVGLLPLFDPPRHDSAETIRRALDLGVNVKMITGDQLAIGKETARRLGMGTNMYPSSSLLGQTKDESISSIPIDELIEKADGFAGVFPEHKYEIVKKLQERKHICGMTGDGVNDAPALKKADIGIAVADATDAARSASDIVLTEPGLSVIVSAVLTSRAIFQRMKNYTIYAVSITIRVVFGFLLVALIWQFDFPPFMVLIIAILNDGTIMTISKDRVKPSPMPDSWKLKEIFATGIVLGTYMALWTAVFFWLVHDTNFFSDKFGVAPIHDKPDQLASALYLQVSIVSQALIFVTRSRSWSFLERPGVMLIIAFLIAQLLATLIAVYARWSFARVYGIGWGWAGVIWLFSIVTYLPLDAIKFLIRYALSGRAWDNMLQNKTAFTTKKDFGKGEREAQWAMAQRTLHGLQTVDSEGKGKDKASYHDHNELAEQAKKRAEIARLRELHTLKGHVESVVKLKGIDIDTIQQHYTV